One Gallus gallus isolate bGalGal1 chromosome 11, bGalGal1.mat.broiler.GRCg7b, whole genome shotgun sequence DNA window includes the following coding sequences:
- the VSTM2B gene encoding V-set and transmembrane domain-containing protein 2B isoform X1 encodes MGLGGEPGVARALLDGGSSSSAVGEAPGPAACDGLRRARSGPIDAMENRGLLCTLCSLVLHAPLLLGVTATFTEVPKDVTVREGDDIEMPCAFRASGSTSYSLEIQWWYLKEPARELAHELAVSIPGGRSKVANKDATKISTVRVQGNDISHRLRLSGVRRQDEGVYECRVADYSDDETQEHKAQALLRVLSRFAPPDVQAAEAVSHIQSGAAPRRHGLAGRATPPPGPGPGKRPPPPPGERGPSAAATASASPPPGQGQGRGRAAILQQQHGSGTGPIYATDPLLYVFLLILHKLVHLLVNH; translated from the exons ATGGGGCTCGGAGGGGAGCCCGGCGTCGCCCGCGCGCTTCTGGACGGTGGGAGCTCCT cTTCGGCTGTCGGGGAGGCGCCGGGCCCCGCGGCGTGCGATGGATTGAGGCGCGCCCGCAGCGGCCCCATCGATGCGATGGAAAATCGGGGGCTGCTCTGCACGCTCTGCTCCCTGGTGCTGCACGCTCCTCTGCTGCTCGGCGTCACCG CCACCTTCACCGAAGTTCCCAAAGATGTGACTGTTAGGGAGGGAGACGATATCGAGATGCCTTGCGCTTTCCGAGCCAGCGGATCCACCTCTTATTCCTTGGAAATCCAGTGGTGGTACCTCAAGGAACCGGCCCGAGAACTCGCACACGAACTGGCCGTCAGCATCCCTGGCGGCAGGAGCAAG GTGGCGAACAAAGACGCGACGAAGATCAGC ACGGTCCGCGTGCAGGGCAACGACATCTCGCACCGGCTGCGGCTGTCGGGCGTGCGGCGGCAGGACGAGGGCGTCTACGAGTGCCGCGTGGCGGACTACAGCGACGACGAGACGCAGGAGCACAAGGCCCAGGCGCTGCTGCGCGTCCTGTCCCGCTTCGCGCCGCCCGACGTGCAGGCGGCCGAGGCGGTGTCCCACATCCAGAGCGGGGCGGCCCCCCGCCGCCACGGCCTCGCCGGCAGAGCCacgccgccgcccggccccgggccCGGAAagcgcccgccgccgccccccggaGAGCGGGGAccctccgccgccgccaccgcctcGGCCTCGCCGCCGCCCGGACAGGGGCAGGGCCGGGGGCGGGCCgccatcctgcagcagcagcacggctcaG